One genomic segment of Erinaceus europaeus chromosome 18, mEriEur2.1, whole genome shotgun sequence includes these proteins:
- the NABP1 gene encoding SOSS complex subunit B2 translates to MNGGADPPLFIKDIKPGLKNLNVVFIVLEIGRVTKTKDGHEVRSCKVADKTGSITISVWDEIGGLIQPGDIIRLTRGYASMWKGCLTLYTGRGGELQKIGEFCMVYSEVPNFSEPNPDYRGQQNKGAHSEQKSNSMSNTVGAGAFGPVGNGVQSGPESRVCQFPYAGRSSGRGPLNPLLPGTANSQAAVPTMSNSRDPRRTFKR, encoded by the exons ATGAACGGGGGCGCCGACCCACCTCTGTTCATAAAAGACATTAAGCCCGGACTGAAAAACTTAAATGTCGTCTTTATTGTCCTGGAGATAG GGCGAGTGACCAAAACCAAGGACGGCCACGAAGTGAGGTCCTGCAAGGTGGCAGATAAGACGGGCAGCATCACCATCTCCGTGTGGGATGAGATCGGGGGTCTCATACAGCCGGGCGACATCATCCGCCTGACCCGGGG ATACGCATCTATGTGGAAAGGCTGTCTGACTCTATATACTGGAAGGGGTGGTGAACTTCAGAAAATTGGAGA ATTTTGTATGGTTTATTCAGAAGTGCCAAATTTCAGTGAGCCCAATCCAGATTATCGAGGACAGCAGAACAAAGGG GCACACAGTGAACAGAAGAGTAATTCCATGAGTAATACTGTAGGCGCAGGTGCATTTGGACCAGtgg GAAACGGGGTTCAGTCTGGCCCCGAGTCAAGAGTATGCCAGTTTCCATATGCTGGTAGGAGCAGTGGCCGGGGTCCCCTAAATCCACTCCTGCCAGGGACAGCAAACAGCCAAGCAGCCGTGCCCACAATGAGTAATAGCAGAGATCCTCGGAGAACCTTCAAAAGATGA